AGAGTAGCGTTATTAGACAAAAGAATCTAATGGAATGACTAATTTGTCTAGCGACAGTAGAATACTAGAGATTGTTTgggaattaaaatttattaaaaacttaAGTATGTGACTGGTCTGGTGCATTTAAATATGTAGCACTTGAGACTAGCACTTTTTGTTCTATTAAACCACCACTTTTTTTTTCCCGCACTGTTTCACATTACATGGCAACCCATGGTATTGTCATCGCTAAAGTAATCCTCTGCTCTCACCCTTGGTCTCTCCAATGGTGGCTGAAATCTTGGCTCTTGAAAGTGGCAAgattcttcttcatcatcatcagggtaTGAAGCAGCTACATAATAATATGGCTGCGCTATGTAACAAAATTTCCGAGGATGAGTTTTCACATGCCTATATAAATTCATGTTTGGATAAACCTTAACATGATGCAAATCTTGATTATTAGAAGCGGTTATGGTAGACATGTCAGGATCCTTGTCACCTTTTCCATCCTCAACTACTTCTATGGTATCTTTGTTTGTTTTCTCAATTCTAATGTCACAATCATTGTTagcgttttctttttctttctctcttgttgtgtcctccttttcttctttaaGTTCCTCATAGCTACTGAGTGCTGCATGTTTTCCAGCTTTTTGAAGCTTTTTGATCAAATCTTTTGGATTCAAGTTTCCTAAAACTGTTACTTTGGGATGAAATGGGTCTATATCTGTTTTCACAACACCTGCCATACCATAGAGATCTATATACCCTTTAGTAGCAGAAAAAGATCTTGGAttatagatttaattttgatgcaatttttttaGGGTATTTCCCAACCCAACAAGCAATGATTAATCTGCCGCGGATATGAGCACATAAAGCAGGATTGGAACAACTACGTttgtttaagcggacgagtAAACTGACTAGTTATTATTGTCTCCCAAACCTTACAGttatttatatatgattaaactttattgttgttattttttccTTAATGACAATGTATAGATTAAATTCTTGTATTATTATCATTACCTTCCATGCTTCCTAAAACCTTATTAATCTTCTTCTTACATCCTTCGCAGCAGTTGGTAGACACCTTCAATTCGATCTTCTGGAACGAATTCAATGCAAATTGATTTCAGTTTAATCGTTCtgacccaacaacaacaatagttAAATCTTGTCTCACTAAATATGATTGACTGTATTGTTGAATATCGATGGTTACATCAACGGTTTAAGCTAATTAAGGTATGCAAAGGATAATTAAAAGCAAGAAAGGAAGATGAAGTAAAAAGCTTTCAAGTTAAAGAGAGCAGAATGAAGGACCTTTAAGACCACATCCTTTGACATGCCCTTCGTGAGTTAAGTACTTGGAAGCTAAAAGGTCGTGTGAAGTGTGaacttataaaatattaaaaattggaACAGATATTCTGACAGATAACGTTGGACTCATGGGGCTATTTATAAGCAACAAAATCTAACAAATTCCACCAAACGTTGTATGCTTTCAATCTCTTTTAACAAGTGAGAGTTTTTTTTgggtttatttaatttttggatagattttttttatttgtttttaattttgaaaattactaaggattaaatttttgactTTTTGGATATAGAATTCTAAtatcatatcataaaattattcatctcacaaatttaaactaataggAAAAagcaacataaataattatatctctaatattttcAATATGTTTTTATCAAATACAAGCTAAGCATCAATGTAATAAACCAtacatgaaaaattttatttatttatttatttttttgattgtTTAATTGATGATAAATATCTCTAAAGTTCATCCCCACTTTGGAGAAGTTATATTTCATTTCATGTACTTATATTCTCATTCTCATTAATTATGCTTTGTCATCACAAACTTACAGTATAACAGTAAAGATAACCActactaaatattaaataattatgattTATATATGAGGATGCATGTGTAACTTCGTTTTCGTTATTTAAATGCAAGAGCATCTGGGACAGCTTTCTCTTTAAGCAGAGGTTCTAAAACCCTTTGGATAATTCTGTATTCACAAGTTGCATTGTAACTAAAGTTTTTGCAGCAGTAGCTTTGGCTCAATTCGCGGCGTATTGTAACTTTTTGAACTTTGTTATATTGGTATATATAGTCTTCTAAAGTTTTTTGAAATTGTgtttataattgtgtttgtgTATGTATTTTTAAGACTACAAGTAATAAAGTTTGttggaaggaaagaaatagaaaggaaagaaaggaaaggaagaaattgagtggatttttattttctttagatgtgtttggatgaaagaaaaataagaaggaaagaaataatattaaaagacaaatttatccttatattataaaatatattaaaaaaggtAAAGGGGTAATATTGGAAGTAGAGAGAGATAAATAATTTTCTCTCCATTTTCTTTCCATTGTTGGAGGGAAAGAAAATTGGTGGATTCCACCAATATTTTTCCATTCATTTTCCTTCCTCTCCCATTTCTCTCctcaaccaaacaaaaaaaaactattttccTTCCAatttctttccctttcttttctttcctcccaTTTTCACCTCAAACAAACACACCATAAAGGTAAAAGCATGCAGAGGTGATGAATAAACTTTGATGTGTATTTTTTGGGATAATTTACGTAGATATTACACAATTATTCTGGTTGAAAATTGTATgcccaaaatatttttatgtctCTTTTAAATACTAATTGCAACAATGTCAGGATTACGATCATAACATATAAGCTTATATAGCTAAATCGTTTCTTCATGCAACAAATTACgtaggtaaaaaaaaaaaaggcaatcCTCTCTCCAACTAAATTGTTTTATGCTACAATAATGAACACCATTTTTGGGGTTCTCTCTTAGGGATATTTGCGGTGCTATTTGGTTCgattttaagagaaaaaattatCCAATTCGAATACTTAATTTATATGCGATATAATttgaattggattttttttgaaaattcaatccgatccgatccaattATAAGCAGTTTAAATTTGtggtttttcaaataaaaaataataatttaatttataaaattaataatttatccaACAAtccaacataataataaaatgtaaatttcataaaatattataaaataatatgttCAAGTGTCCAACAATCCAACATATTCAACAAGtcttgataaaataataatttttcagtataaaacaattaaacaagtttcaacaacacaaaattaaataacataacaAAGTCTTAAATGATGAGCTGAAAGGAAAACTCCTTACCTATGAAGTCATACACACAAATCcggactcaaagaaaaagggaatagccctaaaataaaaaatagaatcaaaagagagtgagtctagtgatgaCATTTTAGATGATGAACTTATGTTTTTTGTTAGGAGACTTAGAAGGATAATGAAGAACAGAGACAAAGACAAGGGTTTAAGCTCAAAAAATTACAAGAAGGACTTGAGCAATGTGACTTGTCATCATCATTGCAAGGAAGTTGGACATTTTAAGTTTAACTGTCCAAAGCTCAAGAAGGAGgacaaaaggaagaaagaaaagaagagagtgctCATGGCATCTTGGAAGGAGCTTGAGAATGACTCTAATGAGGAAGAAGATTCTAGAGGTGAAGACAAAATCTGTTTCATGGCTGGTAATGATCATTttgatgaggtaaattactATGACTTGTCTATAGATGATTTACATGCTATAATTGATGATCTTATACTAAATTCCTCAAAACTGCTGGATAAATACACTAAGTATAAatctgaaaaagaaacattgaaagctgaaaatgattttttaagagaaaaagtgaaggaaactgaatgtgctttagatattattgaagaaaagagatttttaaaatctgaacttgaaaaactaaaaggaaagcatattgtggatccttctcaagagcttattgttgaaaatgaaagattaaatgaaaTGGTTAAAAGGCTGAATGGTGATTTAGCAAGATTTTCTCAAAGTTTTAGTAACTTGTACAAATTACTTACAAGTCaaagaccattgtttgaaaaatctggtttaggtTATGTAACCAAAGAGAGTGTAATTTTTAATGACTCCTCCATGACatttgtggcttcttcatcaaaaACTAAATCCACTCCCAACAAACCGGGTCTTGGATATGTTCTCACACATGAGAAAAAATTTGATGAACTTTACACAAGTGAAACTGAGCCACCATCAAGGACTGAACCTACATTAAATAGGCCATGTCTGGGATATATTTTGAAGAATAAGGTTGCTTTCAAAAATCCACCATTTTACAATAAAACCTCATATTCAAAGAGtcctaaaattttcaaaaattctggtGAAAATGCTTTTTCAAAGaggaataattataacaaaaatcagtttgtcaaaagaaatgcaCATCTTCCAAAACCAGAAAGTTTCAGTCTTTTAATCATTTTCAGCATAATAAATCACTTCAATTTCAGCAATATGCattagaaaataattattttaattgcaagaaatttggtCAGTCATATTCACAAtgtttcattgaaaaaaaattgtaggTAACCAAATTTACAATGTTGTGTGTGATTTCAATGCCTTGGGCAACCAAGATagattaacttcaaaggatccaaattaatttagaTACCTAAGGTTACTTGAAGTTTTTCATGCGaatttgcctagcatccaagaacaaaaggGATATGTGGTACTTGGATGGTGGATGCTCAAGGCACATGATTGAAAGGTCAACTTTcttcatcaaactaaacaagtatgatggaagttttgtgacctttggagatgacgaaaaaagtaaaatagttGTTGTAGGAAAAGTGGATAATAAACACtctacttttattgatgatgtCTTTTTGGTAAATGGCTTGAggcacaatcttttgagtataagtcaACTTTGTGATCTAGGATatttagtgattttcaaaagaCTTGAATGCTGTGTGGTGAATGAAAAGACCAATGAAGTGCTTTTTGTTGCTAAGCGTtgtaataatgtgtatggacttacccttgatgaactaaaggatcaaaatgtagcttcttttcattctaaagaatctgaaaagtggcTATGACACAAGAGATTGGGtcatgcaagtatgtttcaaataaacaaacttgtcAAGAAGGGTTTAGTAAGAGGTATTCCTGtgataaagtttgacaaagacatcacttgtgatgcttgccaaatggaaaaacaaacaaaaagttcatttaaatcaaaggaagacatctctactaaaaggTCACTTAAATTGCTAcatattgatttatttggtaCAGCAAGAACTCAAATcctaggtggtaaacattataGTTTAGTGATTGTGGATGACTATTctaggtttggttgggttttatttcttgcacacaaaaatgaaaccttttcggcctttgaaatcttttgcaagaaaattcaaaatgaaaaggaattaaggatctcttctataagaagtgatcatgaaaccaaatttgaaaatcatttatttgaatccttttgtgaggaatttggaatatctcacaacttctcttgtacaaggacaccacaacaaaatggtgttgtggaaagaagaaatagaagcattCAAGAAATGACAAGAGCTATGTTTTGTGAGAGcaatgttccaaaattcctttgggTTGAAGCGGTTAACATAgcttgccacattttgaatagaatcatcataaggaaatttttgaaggaaatttttgaagaaaactctttatgaactttggaaaggttACCCACCAAACTTGGattacttgcacatctttggatgcaaatgttttgttctTAATAACAAAGATAATTtaggaaaatttgatccaaagacgTATCagtgtttatttaatttgtagGATATTTCACAACTAGTAAAACATATAgagtttatcatcaagatgctaggaTAATTGAGGAGTCCagacatgttacattttgt
This portion of the Arachis duranensis cultivar V14167 chromosome 6, aradu.V14167.gnm2.J7QH, whole genome shotgun sequence genome encodes:
- the LOC107494562 gene encoding heavy metal-associated isoprenylated plant protein 35-like, which translates into the protein MSKDVVLKKIELKVSTNCCEGCKKKINKVLGSMEGVVKTDIDPFHPKVTVLGNLNPKDLIKKLQKAGKHAALSSYEELKEEKEDTTREKEKENANNDCDIRIEKTNKDTIEVVEDGKGDKDPDMSTITASNNQDLHHVKVYPNMNLYRHVKTHPRKFCYIAQPYYYVAASYPDDDEEESCHFQEPRFQPPLERPRVRAEDYFSDDNTMGCHVM